The sequence below is a genomic window from Glycine max cultivar Williams 82 chromosome 20, Glycine_max_v4.0, whole genome shotgun sequence.
agagaacaattATCTACATATAATTAtcacaaattatattaaatagataaaatctATAACCATCTACTTGAGCATGCATATTTGTGAActcttttaactaaaaaaatctaGTGCATGAATAGCGTTATATCATCTCGAAAACGTATTTCACTCATTCAGACAAAgataaacaaagaaagaaaagttctTTATTAATTATACACTTGGAAGCCTTCAAATCCTGAAAACACTACAGTAACACACTAGAATGTAGaaaaagcaaaggaaaataatagAAGACAACGTTAAAGACTTTGTTCAATGACCGGCTCCTCTGTGACTAGGTCCAGAATAAGCCCGATTGATTATTAAGCCTATGAAGGCAGGAGAAGAAGACTGATCTTTGAGAGTTCTCGTGCTCTCTACATTGTTGGAGTATGAGAGTAATAAGAGTAAGAAGATGACGAGAAAGATTGCGTTAAATGCCACTGCAAGAGAGTAACCCTTCATTTTTGTAGCTGCTAATTTGGATAGTATACTAATTAGGAATTGCATGGTCTAAAGCACGATGAATGGCATATTTATATACAGCGTGTGCGTGTGAagattgaaactaaaaaaagtatgtttttgTGCCTTAGTTAATTATTGTGGGGACCTATACGTCTAGGTAGCGGAATTTGAAGGTTATTACTTTTTGAAGTGCATTGAATTATAAGACCAAAGAAAATAATACTTTAGTCTTGATATAAGACTCAGTAAAAGGTgtggaaaattaaataattaaaagagctAAAATGGTTTCTATAAGTGTAGATACTTCCTCTTTGCCtgcattaataaaaatcaaacccGAACAATCTGCTTCAAAAtattgaacaaaaatataattcaattaattaatgtattctAAAATTATACTTTCAAAGTTCGACGATACTTACagtactttttatattataataaatgtaAGCAATGACACCTTTAAAGTGCATTTTACAACCATTGATTACATCAACAGTCAGTactatgataaaataattacacTAACACTCtctataatttatgaaaattacaatttaatacttatcatttttttacattgCTTTAATTTCCCTTCATTTATATAActgtaaaagaaaaatcaaataagatgTATGTTGTTAGAAatggtatatatttttatagttttacaTAAGTAGAGAGCGTTGTATAGAATCATGATTCATGAAGGAGTATCAAGtgaaattcattaattaaaaccTCTTAACTATAGTTTGCTGAGATAGCCAGCGTGCCATGCACGTGAAGTTTATTAAAAGGAATTCTTAATTAGTATTGGGAAAGACTGGGAATTGACTTTGAATTGGTCTATACTCTATTCtcagcattttgatatatagaTTGATCCATATCTCAATATCAATATGACATTATCCTCCCCGGTCAGTGGTCTAACGCCACCTCGGCGGTCATTTGGGCTTCAGACTCTGAATCCATGCTCATCAATTCATGGTGtccttattattatatatatataagtcaaGCATGACAAACACTCTTGACATAATGACATtcaaaatttgaagcaaacaaCTTTTAAGCCAATTCAGTATTCACACCTACATTTACACTCAATATGAACTGGTTATGAATGGGCCAAGCCAAGGATAAAATTGTCGGGTCAAATTTCTTGGTTTCACGTTGCTTCCAGTCCCTGATATCATGCAGGAGAGATAGGAATTGTTATTGTTGCAAACTACAACCGACATCAGCGCAAGAAAGCTACTCTTTCAAGTATGTGTCtgtaatatttgaatttgactACAAATTGTATATATGGTCCCAACATGACTTTCACCAAGTTAATTAATCTTCTGCCTTTCGAATGACTGGTCGGAGTGCCTATATTGATTGCATCGAGAGAAATATCTACCAAATTTCATATCATCTACAAAAGAActttgcagaaaaaaaaatacaaaagaactTCCATGTCATGGATAATATTCCTTACTATCTAATGTTCAGTAATTGAATAATTGAAGCTTCTAAATTGAAGAGCAGCATGTGGcttaatacaaaataatttgtcTAGTACAACTATTTGGATGATCGTGGAGTTTTCTTTATCATTTGACATGCAATTTTCATATGTGCTGAGGGACAAATTTACCAATGAGTTTAGGGGGAAAAACGGACCTGCCCCTACCTAATAATCGGCaaatttgctatttttttttatagatagcATGTTTCCTACATGAAAAACAATTATGTTTAAGTCTTGTGGGATCATTATGAATGATAAACTTTCTCTCTTAATATGTAATGTAATTGAGTATTTAGGACTCTaacttgaaatcttttgttaaaCTAAAACAACCCTATGTCAAGTGATGGGTAGTATAATCTTAGgatgatattataatttatttaaatttgtaattgtcTATTCACAATTTCTACTatgacttatatatatataaaagtcatagttaaaaatattttaaatatatgaattatacttttttgtttataatgtaatttgaactgtaataattgattatttttaactattaagattctcttttaaaaaaaatgaagtatggtagattaaaagaaatagaattataaagatcaaatatataaataaagatgaaaaaataatttgaaatggtTGCAAGAAATGTTTTGGTTGGTTGTGGGAGTAATGTGAGAAATGCATTCccaaatgagagaaaagagaaactatcaaaaaaatgtaacttacatattttcctaaaaaaaaaaactaaaccaaGGCTAGTGTGAAGGGTCAACCGTTGAGTCGTTGACGGGCGTTCGGTGTTGACAATTGCTTCCTACACCTCCTTCAATTTCCATCTGCACctacataatttataatatgcCAATGTTTCTCTTCTTCCTCATACTGACCACATTCACCCCTCAGCCTCACCCTCTCTTGCTTCTGACGGTTACTCTGTAACCGCCTCTCTTCATTCGTTATTCTCTCAACAAATGTCATTCTCCATAGTCACAGTAGAATGTGTTGGAcgtaacttttttatatatttttttcttttggaacaCCGAATACGTAACACAAATTTTGTTAAACACTTTTAGATTTACAAATCCAGAAATATGGAACAAAATTTGTGTTACGGATTCGCTAATCAGAATATGCAAAAACAAGTTCTAGATTTGCATTTCCCAAAATGTACACAGATGAATATATGTTACAAATACCTTAATCCAATAGTTATTTGTTAAGGATCCGGATTAAGTTTTCTAGAAAAGGATTTGATGCAAATAGAATTGTATTCTGGAACTGTTGCAAGCTACCTTCAACGGTGATGGTTGCCTTGCCTTTGTCGGCGGTTGCTGATACGGTAGgtgcaaaaagaaaacaaagaagaaagtaGGCGAGGTGGAGATCCCGAGGCGAAAAAACATGAAGGGGTGGAGATTAGGGTTTGATGGGATTGCAAGTTCAGTGTAAGAGACACCTAAGCACATTTTTGTTCGTtcgatttattttaaaattcacatGGGGTGCAGGTGGCAATTTAAGGAGGTGTAGGAAGCAACTGTCTGTTTTGGTCAGTAGGGTGTGTTGTGTTCATTATGAGCCGTGGTATGTATAAAAAATGTTCTGAATTCGATGgtgaatttattttgaaaacctTAACCAAAATTTGGCTTTAACTCAACCTGGTCAATCCTGAAAATTAGTTGGCTGGCAATAAGTTGAAGTAGCCGTAATCCCAAAAGTATTCTTTACTTTTCAAGTCCAAGattttattcatattcaaaAGCTTTTATTGCCCAATATCCAGTAAACAAAATCAAAGGCACAGAATGTAGCCATTTATAAAACTTGCTAGTCAATTTTGATGTATAAGCTCGCTCACAAATTGTCTACGCAGGCAGGATTCAGCAACATCTTAATAGtttaatctataattttaaattttaaaattgtctctttaatattttatgtaataaaatatccattattaaaaaaaattattaccttcttaatttttttaaaattaaaaaaacttagcaCGAAAATTTACCAGTTATCATAAACggaaaaaatagaggaaaaaaaaagaaaggcgTTAACCAAACTAGAAACTACGTGATACTCATTAGATAACAAGCAAACTAAGCatgtaaaaataacaaattgtgATTTGCCCTTTTAATAATGTGGGAAGCAAATTGCTATGTAACTCCAATATCACATTCATATCAATGAAGTCGCGATCACCTCATTAGGAAATGGTGCCATAATATCACGCGTATTCGGATGTTGCACCAACTGTTACTGAACTTGCACCACTACTATTTATTTTGTACAATACACCAAAGTCCAAACAAAAAGCACAGCAAAACCCGTCACATGTGACGACACCAGGAATTAAATATCCTAATACGATTATTTCAACGGTCATATCATATAGTTGAATACTCTGGACATGctcttattatttatatactcAGGTGAAATTTTAACACTATCAAGACTAGATTATTGTATTGTTTTTCCTTTGCTAAAACGTTGCCTGTGatgtgtatatattaaaaatatacggAATAATAACTTCATTAATTGCCTTGCCTACCGAAATTTAcagacaaaatatatattaaaaattaaaatatatggaaTCCTAGACTTCTAGTTCAGGGTTCAAGGCCACCACACATCCCTAAATCCTACATAAAATATTTCCTACCTTCCTTCTATAGAATATTGATATGATATATAGATATAGGTGTCCTAAGAAAAAGGACCcccccaaaaccaaaaccaaaacagatGTTACATAATTAAGGACAAAATCATGACCTCTGGTTTTTACCAATTGTGTGAACTTTGAACCATTCTTTTTAAATGTTATCCCTCTTTGCCATTTCCTGTATTTTACCTCCTCACCCATCCATCTCCATATTGGGTACAACTCCAATTTGGGCAGACACAGGAACCCATTTCCCAAAAGGCTACAATTGTTTTAAAAGGATTCATTGATCTTGGTTTCGTTTCACTGCTTGGCTGATGGTGAAATTAACATTGTTCCCTATTGCGGCAGATGACCAGAAATCAGCACCATTGCTACCTGCCACGTGTACGGTGCATCCCACAGGGATCAAGCAAAGACCCCTACTCCTCAAATCCTTGTTCACTTCCTCTTCATTGATAACTCCGTCCCCCTGAAATACCGCATacacaacacaaaatctagggtCATCAAGATTTTCCTTAAATGGCAAAGTGACCACAAACACGGGTCAGTATTTTCAAGTAAGGTAATGTGCAGTATTGTCCCCATCAAGCGGGCCCTTCAACTTACCCTCTCAAACCGACCTTCGCTGGTTGTAGATTTTGTTTAGTAGTGCAATAAACCATACTCATGATCAAGGTTTTTAAAGCACGCAATTGTTGCCAATAACATCATGGCTTTTGCAACCCCAATTGTGATCGCAATGACTGTATTtgtctataattttttacaatatcaaagattgtgacaaaaaaaaaaaaacaccgtGATTTCGGCCACATCATCAGGGTCTTTGCAACAGAATTGCAATTGTGACCACATCAGCTGCATATGTCTACAGTTTTTTCACAATTTCAAAGACCGCGTTGAAACAACTgtgaatttgatttaaaatcttGCAACATGGTAGAAGAATCTGAGAATGATGAAAGATGGGATGGGACTCACATGCTGATTTTGATGGTACGAGGAAGGCAAACTTTGCAAGTAAGGAGAGCATAGGACCTGAACTTGGTCATGAAGAAATCTTATATAACCCATTGCCTCGTGAAGCACAGATGCTGTATCCGTCTGCACATgcaatttcaacattcaaaatcttaattcaaccaaCCCCTTTTTGAATATTCACTGATCACACAAATTCACAAACTTCCAGTTCTAAGAAAATTGCATCTCATTCACCTTGCTAAAGGGAGAAACAAGCTGTTGTAACGCTGCAATTCGTTCCCCGAGCTTCTCCTTCCTCTGCTATTCAGAATAATATAAGTCAAACTACATGAAACTATGATGATATAgcacaataatatataatatgtatctCACTTACAAAATCATAGCAcgtttattttattagaaaatgacAGGTCTTGTGTCTCTGACTCTGAGAGTGTCTAATTCAAAGTGAcgacagaaaaaagaaaatggcaTGCAAACAATCCATAGTTGATTTTCCACACCTTTGCATGTCCGGTTGAGGTGGGGTTCTCTGCTTTGTTCTTCTTAGTTTGTCTCTGGCTTCCAACACCAACCTTGGTCACTGATTCTTGCCCCATCCCATTTCGCTTTTTCTGCAAACTCTTCAACCAGAAAGAgacaaaaagagaagaaaaatattaacaccACCACCAAGATCATTCTCCAATTActgacaaagaaaaaaaaaaaagatatatatccACACTATGACTGACATTAGACTTAGGTAAGGAATTGAAGGCGGTGTTGGTGTGGTTGCAGGAGGAAGCGCTAGCAGAAGAGGAGTCACTAGAAGTGATGACAGATTTCTGAGGGGTTACGTTGGTTTCAGGAAGCAAAACGTCACCTTGGTTTTGATGGTTGGCAAAACAAAGCATTTGGGGTGCCTTGTGAATGGAGAAAAGAGGTGAACGGGTGTAAGACTGGTCCACAGCGAGTCCCAATGCACTTTCATCATAATCGTCGTCGTCATCTCCGAATAGTAACTGAGAGAAACTGGTCCCTGTGAGTGTGGTCAGATGGTCCACTTCATATTCCTTCTTGGCCTCCATCAAATGGTTAGGACTCggaatgaatgagaatgggtggGTCTAAGTTCTGACCTGTTGTTGGGTTGGTTTCACTTTCACAGAGAAATGTGGGAGGATTTTTGGATTTTCACTTTTTTGGGAGAAAGGGAAACGGAAAAGAGGGAGTCATGAAAAGAGAGGAACAAGTGTCAAGTGGCAAAGAGTGTGGGAGGACATTTGTAGTTGGAACTATGTTTATGAGAAGGCAGCAAATAGtcaatgtttgaaaaaaaaaaagattgggaGTTTATGAGAAAAGACCTATTCTTCTGcataataatttatagaaaAGTGATCATCAGCTTTAAATGCgattaaatttgatattaagaattaattttataattaatcttaaaaattgatacttatgaaatattattaaagaGAAAACTTTTAATTACGATAGAATTAAGGAGCGTGGGGTGAAGTAGTAAATGACAGCCGTTACAGGCTTGGGCTGAGTGAGGGAGGGAGGCACTGGGCTCTTTCCAAGGACGGCTTCGGTTTTCGGCAACCAATGGTCAAACCCACCAGGCCCGAGAAAACCGTGTTTTAGACCTCCAACGCGCCATTTCATCTCACCCttgaacataatatatatatatatatatatatatatatatatatatatatatatatatatatatatatatatatatatatatatatatatatatatatatatatatatatatatatatatatatatatatatatatatatattagtaggAAATCTAAacagaaaggaaagaaaaagaaacagctATCTAAGGAGCACCATAATATAAAGCACTTACGAACTCGCAAAATGGTACTACTAGTATTTTTAGATGATTTACCATGTACTACTACTGTACTAGTGTAGTATTATGTCACTCATTTGTCGTGATTTTCCAATAGAATCCCTCCTTGCTAACTCTACCGTACCTAATTCTAAGCATTCTAGAGCATTCTTTACCTTGTAGGATTGGGTATGGATAAtcctttttgggattttgggaGCAACGAGGCTACCACAAAAGATGAACATAGGCATTTAAAAATTGCACATTAGGATTTTGGAGAAACTTTAGtaacatcatattttaaatacacTCCTGTTTTTGTTATTACCGGTAATTTGttacaaattagaaaaatatacgaatttaattttatttaaagaatttcaGGTATATATACTTTTGTGAATCTTGATAAATTTTAGCTAATACTACTAAATAGTGTAccttaaaaaatgtgttttatctaaattttggCTAATAGTAAATAATGtgcttaaaaaaacttttgcttCTTTAGAGCATGTTAGAATAGAATTGAATTAtcttttttggaacttttaaaaattgttttttattttatttgtaacaattaaaaaaaagatgtctaataagagattttttttaacaaaatatttccaaaattaatattttttagtcatttaaataaaacagCATATCTCTAagttattttggttttcttcTTCTAGTTTTCTATTACCCGTATCCTTTCTTTCACTCATACATTTTTTTCGTCCACTATTACACTCTAAAAATcgattttcttaaaattgttttataaaatagtttatgAAAAGTTTTAAACTGAATTTTGAAACATTTTtaggacattttttttatgatagaagaaattaattttagttttttttttattttcattgcaaATTGTTCAgttattatcatctctaaaaagAAAACCAATGTATTACTACCACTAGTTATCACCACAGTTGTCATGATAATATTACTTAATTAGTACTTATCACCATTATTGTCAATAAGTAACATTTTGgaatcatttttcaaaatagatgttatttttcaaaatcaatatcgtattaaatattttttccaataCTAACATTAATCAATATGTAGTGGgaataatatataagaaaagtAAATAAGTTATCAGgttgagagataaaaaaatatattaaaaaattaactaatatttttattattaaatttaacaaaattaattatatttttttaatgtttatgtcaaaatcttaaaagttatataatcTGAAATGAAATGATTAGTACTTATGGTTATCAATGAGCTTTTTCTTTGCTTCTGAAATCAGCACGTGCCTTTAATTCTAAgtactaaaatagtgttagttttcaatttttgaatGGA
It includes:
- the LOC100809317 gene encoding transcription factor bHLH113 isoform X4, whose amino-acid sequence is MEAKKEYEVDHLTTLTGTSFSQLLFGDDDDDYDESALGLAVDQSYTRSPLFSIHKAPQMLCFANHQNQGDVLLPETNVTPQKSVITSSDSSSASASSCNHTNTAFNSLPKSNKKRNGMGQESVTKVGVGSQRQTKKNKAENPTSTGHAKRKEKLGERIAALQQLVSPFSKTDTASVLHEAMGYIRFLHDQVQVLCSPYLQSLPSSYHQNQHGDGVINEEEVNKDLRSRGLCLIPVGCTVHVAGSNGADFWSSAAIGNNVNFTISQAVKRNQDQ
- the LOC100809317 gene encoding transcription factor bHLH113 isoform X3, with product MEAKKEYEVDHLTTLTGTSFSQLLFGDDDDDYDESALGLAVDQSYTRSPLFSIHKAPQMLCFANHQNQGDVLLPETNVTPQKSVITSSDSSSASASSCNHTNTAFNSLPKSNKKRNGMGQESVTKVGVGSQRQTKKNKAENPTSTGHAKQRKEKLGERIAALQQLVSPFSKTDTASVLHEAMGYIRFLHDQVQVLCSPYLQSLPSSYHQNQHGDGVINEEEVNKDLRSRGLCLIPVGCTVHVAGSNGADFWSSAAIGNNVNFTISQAVKRNQDQ
- the LOC100809317 gene encoding transcription factor bHLH113 isoform X2, producing the protein MEAKKEYEVDHLTTLTGTSFSQLLFGDDDDDYDESALGLAVDQSYTRSPLFSIHKAPQMLCFANHQNQGDVLLPETNVTPQKSVITSSDSSSASASSCNHTNTAFNSLPKSNSLQKKRNGMGQESVTKVGVGSQRQTKKNKAENPTSTGHAKRKEKLGERIAALQQLVSPFSKTDTASVLHEAMGYIRFLHDQVQVLCSPYLQSLPSSYHQNQHGDGVINEEEVNKDLRSRGLCLIPVGCTVHVAGSNGADFWSSAAIGNNVNFTISQAVKRNQDQ
- the LOC100809317 gene encoding transcription factor bHLH113 isoform X1, producing the protein MEAKKEYEVDHLTTLTGTSFSQLLFGDDDDDYDESALGLAVDQSYTRSPLFSIHKAPQMLCFANHQNQGDVLLPETNVTPQKSVITSSDSSSASASSCNHTNTAFNSLPKSNSLQKKRNGMGQESVTKVGVGSQRQTKKNKAENPTSTGHAKQRKEKLGERIAALQQLVSPFSKTDTASVLHEAMGYIRFLHDQVQVLCSPYLQSLPSSYHQNQHGDGVINEEEVNKDLRSRGLCLIPVGCTVHVAGSNGADFWSSAAIGNNVNFTISQAVKRNQDQ